The following are encoded in a window of Vigna unguiculata cultivar IT97K-499-35 chromosome 8, ASM411807v1, whole genome shotgun sequence genomic DNA:
- the LOC114194806 gene encoding uncharacterized protein LOC114194806: protein MFRDAWIAGERPYWIGDHIWNQLLEHWNSPSYRNKCITTQRNRASKKGGTLHTGGSITTHEHALRMAKELGREAYIDEVFYQTHIRKGSGQFVDERSRRTHQDFSTRLSQVRSEQGSCANTSEHDDDADKEDVIRTQCWVDVVGEKNKGRLYGTRELGKGFTAGRGIHKQQPSSSNAEEAVNRLTQRLEEHDQAYENLRSQFQNFQNLVMAFLPTDAHNRLQQQSDPTLPQQQPITVQPTTVQSTPVQPTLVQPTPVHRSPATD, encoded by the exons ATGTTTAGAGATGCCTGGATTGCAGGAGAGCGACCTTATTGGATTGGGGACCATATCTGGAATCAATTGCTAGAACATTGGAATTCTCCTTCTTATCGCAATAAATGTATTACAACTCAGAGGAATAGAGCTTCAAAAAAGGGTGGGACCCTACACACAGGTGGTTCCATTACCACTCATGAGCATGCCCTTCGTATG GCAAAAGAGTTGGGGCGAGAGGCATATATTGATGAGGTATTTTACCAAACTCATATTCGCAAAGGATCTGGCCAGTTTGTTGATGAAAGGTCTCGAAGAACACAT CAAGACTTTTCAACTAGACTTTCACAGGTCAGATCTGAGCAAGGATCTTGTGCTAATACGTCAGAGCATGATGATGATGCTGATAAGGAAGACGTCATTAGGACACAGTGTTGGGTTGATGTTGTCGgcgaaaaaaataaaggaagactTTATGGCACTAGAGAACTTGGCAAAGGTTTCACTGCTGGAAGAGGTATCCACAAACAACAACCATCTTCCAGCAATGCTGAGGAGGCCGTGAACCGACTCACGCAACGACTAGAAGAACATGACCAggcttatgaaaatttgagaagtCAGTTTCAAAACTTCCAAAATCTAGTCATGGCCTTTCTACCTACTGATGCCCACAACCGTCTTCAACAACAGTCCGACCCAACACTGCCCCAACAACAACCCATTACAGTCCAGCCCACTACGGTGCAGTCCACTCCAGTCCAACCCACTCTAGTCCAGCCCACTCCAGTCCACCGCAGTCCAGCCACAGACTGA